In Candidatus Margulisiibacteriota bacterium, the following proteins share a genomic window:
- a CDS encoding NAD(P)-dependent oxidoreductase translates to MKKVLITGGKGMLATALEGYYNAAGAEVKAPTHAELDVMDRKAVADALAAFKPDYVFHTACLHVDASENDPELAYKLNSWASAQLARACAKQKTELVYISSCGYFGDEVKSYSEYDPVVLKTVYARSKYEGEVLALRENPRTYAIRPGWLFGGSVKHKKNFVYQRYLEAQKVPVLKSAGDKFGTPTLVEDLVPKIDEIVKIGVTGLYHVTNSGGGSRADYVKKIVQSCGLKTAVEAVDSSAFPRKANVPNCEILNNWNLKYLGLAPLPAWEEAIERYVKVMFRELGK, encoded by the coding sequence ATGAAGAAAGTTCTGATTACCGGCGGTAAAGGGATGCTGGCGACCGCGTTGGAAGGGTATTACAATGCGGCCGGGGCGGAGGTCAAAGCGCCGACCCATGCCGAGCTCGACGTTATGGACCGGAAAGCGGTCGCCGACGCTCTGGCCGCTTTTAAGCCCGACTATGTTTTTCACACCGCTTGTCTCCATGTTGACGCCAGCGAGAACGATCCGGAGCTGGCTTATAAGCTGAACAGCTGGGCTTCGGCCCAACTGGCCAGGGCTTGCGCCAAACAAAAAACGGAGCTGGTTTACATCAGCTCCTGCGGTTATTTCGGCGACGAAGTAAAATCCTATTCCGAATACGATCCGGTCGTGTTAAAGACCGTCTATGCCCGCTCGAAGTATGAAGGGGAAGTCCTCGCTCTGCGGGAGAACCCCAGGACCTACGCTATCCGTCCCGGCTGGCTCTTCGGCGGGAGCGTGAAGCACAAGAAGAATTTCGTTTACCAGCGCTACCTGGAAGCGCAGAAGGTTCCGGTCCTGAAATCGGCCGGCGACAAGTTCGGGACGCCGACCCTGGTTGAGGACTTGGTCCCCAAGATCGACGAGATCGTTAAGATCGGCGTGACCGGACTTTATCACGTGACCAATTCCGGCGGCGGAAGCCGGGCCGATTACGTTAAAAAGATCGTCCAGAGCTGCGGTCTGAAGACGGCGGTCGAAGCGGTCGATTCCAGCGCTTTCCCGCGAAAAGCAAACGTCCCCAATTGCGAGATCCTGAATAACTGGAACTTAAAGTATCTTGGCTTGGCGCCGCTCCCTGCTTGGGAAGAAGCGATCGAACGCTACGTGAAAGTGATGTTCCGGGAGCTTGGGAAATGA